From the Colletotrichum lupini chromosome 1, complete sequence genome, the window CCATCAAAATGCTCTCTACCGGGCAGACTACCTCACAGTGGCTTCCAAATTGCCACTCATACTACTGCAATCCACGTCACTAAACAAACAACCCGCGTCAAAATCCTTCAAGCTAATGGGGACTCTGGTATTTGTGACTAGCGAGTCTACCCCATAGGGAAAGGGCACGACCTTATGAAGATGACGGTAATTACGCGATACAAACAGAGTAGTTCGATCTTCTTTTCCTCAATGCGCTCATCGCTCCCTCTCCACCAACaccccaccaccaccacagcCTGGACTAACTCCCCGAGACAACCAACTTAAGATGAACCGCGAGTAGTCAGTCCCCTCAAGTCCACGATTAGAAACACGCCTTCCCTTCAAACCCCGAGCAAACCTCCTTCCACAGCAGCCCAATCCTTGGAAAGGGAAGGCCCACCTACGCAGTGTCAGCATTAGGCGCCCCCATGACGCCGCGACCAAACCACTCCGCCACCGTCGCGAACCGATCCTCGCTGCGCTCCAACTCGGCCTTGAACAGCTCATGCTTCCCCGCCGTCTCAATCTGCGTCTTGCGCAGCGCGCGGATCGTCGCGTTATCGTTGGCGCACTGCGGACACTCGCCCTCGGTGCGGAGGCACCGCTGGTGGAAGCTGTGCTTGCAGAGGAAGTGCACAGCGGGCAGGTCGAGGGGTGCCGTGCAGACGGCGCAGCGCGTCGACTGGAACACGGCCGGCTTGGAGCCGAGGTCGGCGAGCTCGGCCCGCTTCTGTTCTGTCTCGCTGCGGAAGGCCGAGATGCGGCGCCGGTTGGCGGCGATCTCCTTGCGCTCGCGCTCAATCGTCTCGTGGAGGTAAGGCTTGATCATGCCCATTGTCGCGACGCCGCCTGAGGAGCCGGACTGGCCGACCAGCGTCTGGATGACCTGCAACGGTGCCATGAGGCCGTCCTTGTCAATTTTGTTGAGGACGGCAGAAAGCTCTTCTGATCCGGCTTCCCGGAGAATTCGGGGGTCGGAAGTCAGGTATGCCAGGGCTGCAGGGTATAATTGCGGTTCTTCGGGGCCATACTTTCGAAGGGCTTTGATGGCTCCGCGGGTATCTTTGGCTGAGGTGTACGATCGGAAAATGTCAAAGAGTAAACCGGATTGCTCCTTGACCAAGGTTGTGCCGTCCTTGAAGTCAGAAAGGTGCGAAAGCAACAGGACATTGGAACTCTCCATCGGAATGTCTTCTCCTTCGATGAGCTTCTTCGCCTTGTTCTCCCACTCTTCTCGATGCTGCTCCCCTTTCTTCTCATTTGACTTGTGCAGGTACATCTCAAAGAGTGTGGTGTACAAATCTGTCCTGTCGCTTTCCTTAAGACCTGTGTCTTCTAGGCATGCCTCCAGGAAAACAATGAACTCGTCTGGATGGTCGATGAAGGATGAGAAAGCAGTCCTTGGAGGCGGTGGGGTGTATTTCGGCGCAGGAATGTCGTCGGGGTTCAAGATGATCTGAGCATCGCCGTTGATGGCTGTTCCATTGCCCGGTGTGGATGGGCTTTGGAGAGAAGATGTGTTCATGTATGGCAGAGGTAAAAAGTTGGAAAGGTTCTGGACGGCACTTGCTGCACCGGCCACCATGCCGCCGGCTACAACAGCCTCTCCGTTGTCCTCAATCGGTACAAAGTGTAGCCTCGGACGGTACTTGCCAGTGTAGTAGTCCACGAAGACTGTGGTCGCATCCTTTGGACAGTTCTCGATGAGAACTCTGGCATACTTCTTGAGGCAAGGGAATGCCTAATGAAATATTAGAATTGTTCAAATACTGGAGAAGTATGGAACTCACCACTTCCGGGTCTTGATGCCATATAAAATCGAGAGCCTCGTTGTACAATTTGGAGTCTTCTATCAGGATGTCCACGACCAGTTCGATTTCGCCGTGCTTCTTGGCAAGATATGCAGCTTGTTCGTAGTAGCCTCCTTGCCTACACATAGTGATTGCAGTCTCGAGGTCAAACTTTAAATCACCGGGTGATTTGATAAATGCCTCCAACTTGTCGATATCTTTGAGCTTCGCATAGCAGTTCAAAAGTAATGTTGTGTGGTCAGACGTTGCCTTGCGATGCTCATGTAGCTGCTCAAGATACTGTATCAGGTTGTGTATCCTTTGTGTATCGAGGAACTATGATTATTAGTTTTCCTACGCTCTATTTCTTCTGGATGTGGAAGCTTACCTTTCTGATGACCTGTGATGGTTCAGTAGTATCGATCGCCTTGATGTATTGGACCATGGCACCGTCGTAATCAGCTTTTTGATACAGATGGTCGCCAAAGCGTCGGAAGATGCCGCTCTGCTGTGTCGCATCCAGCCGTGACTTTTGTGCCAGTTCAATAGCCAAGGGGTACATGTTGCGCTGGTACAGCATTTCGAGGCGCTGTTGCAGTGACTTTTCATGGTATCGGTTTACCTTGCCATCTTGTGTGAGAACGAACAGATCACCCCAGATTTGGAAGATGGCTTTGAATGGCGAGATCAGAGATTGTGTGTGGCCGAGCACTCTAAGGTCTGGCTCGAGAAGAATGAACGTTGATGCGTTGAAGAGCGCATCCGCTGCTCCACCTCCACCTCCAAAGCGTCGACGCATAGTGTCGTTGCCTTTGTCGGTGGTGGAAGCCGATGGTGGGCATACCAGTGCAACGTAATCCTGGTAGATCGAAACTAGTCTTTTCGGCGATTCGTACGCACGCGGCGCTCCTCTGCCTTCCAAGGTGTAGGTGTAGATGGCATCCTCTCGGGCGACTACCACGTCTCCTGTCTTCTTGTCAACCGTCATACAGTCAACGTGACATCCCATGTCTTCCACAGTCTTGGGCGGGGAGCTATGGCCCCTTCTCGAAATCCCAAGCTTCAGAATTCGGGCTGTTGTTGAGATGAATAGGGTCGTGACATCTTGGGAATCCGTCATGAGCTCCACGCCTGTAATAGGTTCTTCTGAGTCGTGCACCGTCCTTTGTTTCGCCCCCAGGTCGTTGATCAAGTCGCCTCGGATCAGGGTCACCGTGCCGTTCGCGAAGCCGACTGCTACTTGGGTAAGGTTGTCGAGAACATCGATAGCCGAGATCTGGATGAGAAAGTGATTAGTTGATGCTTTGAAAATATGCACTCGAGTCCTCCCTTACCGGAAATTGCTTCCTGCCATTGTTGATCTGCAAAGTGCTTAAACAAGTCGGCATATTGGTCTTCTTCACCAGCTTATCCAGAGCCCAGATCTTCAACACCGGCTCGCTGCTGAGGTCTTCCTGCTCAGATGTCAGTTTCCATTCTCGTCATCTCATGATTGTTGCGTCCACCTACAGCGACAGTAACAAGCAGGCTTGTCCCCTCGATCTGGCGCATGTGTGTGATCGTCCCGAGCTCGTGAGCCTGGAAGCTCTTCACCACCTTCCAACTCGAACCGACAATTCGAACGTATCCATCGTAGCTACCGAGGAATAGACTGTCGGAACCGGAGCAAACACTAGCGATCTCGTTGCTCTCGAAGAAGACTCGGGTCTCCTCATCGGCGAGCCGGACCTGGCTGACGTCGAAGAAGTCGAATGCCTTCCACTTCAGTGCAGGTGGTTAGCGGACGTCGGGTCGCAGAAAGCACATTGAGGGGAGATTTGCAAACGAACCTGAAAGGCCATGGCTACATCTCCTAGCGACAGCAAGTTGAGAGAAAGGCAAGGTCGACAAGCGTGAGCGCAACGGCGGTTGTTGATTGACGTCGGTGCCTCGCGCTCCAATGACGCTGCTGTGGGGAGCTTTGGTAGCTGTCGCTGTCGCTGCCGCTGGTCTCCGAACTGACCCACCCGCCTGTAGCAACCCAACCCAACAGGACCAAAGCTTCCCAATTACGTATGCCATGCGCCACAGAAAATAAGCCGTTCTTGCATGCACCAGCCACACTTCTAACCCTACCATTAATCAGGTCTTGCTCATGTCAATGAAGCATGTCAGATATCTTGAGTGAGATTTCGCATCATACACCTAAGCTTAGTGTTTCAAGTTAATTTTGACTCTGAAGTGCTCAAATGAACCAATTTCATGTCACGTCATGAGTGAGATCCAGCGCCATTTTGTAATCCAATTTCAATGTCAAATAGTAGACCATTCAACGCTCTGTAAATCATGATGAGGTGCCTGGCGCTTAGAAGCTCAAATCATAAGTTGAGGAAACGCGACATAGTTTACAAACATTTCTCTAGCCAAGCAAACTTGAACTACTGGATGTGTGTAGTTTTTGGCATTGGCAAAACATCAGATTGATACCAAGCTGACCCCTCGATAGTCTGTATTTGACCGACAGTGTCTGCTTACACGGAAAACAAGCTATTTCTAGACCTTATCGACGGTCCCATAATATCTCAGGCTCTAGTTGGGACCTGGTGCTTCACTCGGACCCTCATATTGTCAACCGGCCGGGCAGTAATTTGTCTCGTCTGCGACATGTTAGTGAGGCGTGCTCTTGGGTGATTCTCCTAAGGGACTTATCCTAATGGAGGGCTTACGTTGTAAAGCTGTGTATTGGACCTGTATTGCCCCTTTTCGTTGATGATGGGGCGATCCTTCTCGTCCAGCGTAGCCTCCCCTAGACCGACCTTTTCAAAGACATACTTGCCCACAACACTAGCCAAAATCACCCTGGCCTCGATGTTGGCAAGCTCCTGTCCGATGCAGTTCCTAGGACCCCTTTCAAAAGGTCTCCATGCGGCGGCAGGAATCTCGTTCGCGCCAGCTTTGCCAATGCCCATCTTCTCGTCGTCATTCGTTGCCATTGACGTGTCCGTATTCCCGAGCCATCGCTCGGGTACAAAATCGTCTTTGGTGCTTCCATAGACGTCAGGGTCTCGCTGGATGAGAGTGGCACAGTTGTACAGAACCATCCCATCAACGCAGAGGCTGCTGTTGTCTGGTAACTGCAAGTGAAAGTTCGCGCCCGGGGGGCAAAGGCGCGCGGTCCCAGCTGGTGGGTACAGGCGCAGAATCTCCTTAATGACTGCCGAGGTATAGGTCATCTTCTGGGTGATCTCCTCACCCCTGGCGAGTAGAGCTTCCCGGACGACTTCGGGGCTCAAGTCCTGGCCGAAGAGGCTCTCTAGCTCAGTCCGAAGGCTCTTCATTGCCCGAGGCGTCCTTGATAACTCGTAAAAGGCCCATTGGAGAAGGATGCTGGTGGTGTCATGCCCTGCGAACATGAAAGTTTTGAGTTGATCTTTCGTCCCGTCGATGATATCCTGTGTCAAGACCTGCGTGTCTTTCAAGCTGAGAGCCAGAATACTCCGGCTCGATGACCCCTTGTCCTGCTTCACATCGTTGAATTTGCGACGAATGACATCCTCGAGGAAGACGTTGCAAGACTTGGCAAGTCGCCTTCGTTTCCTGCCCAGCTGTGGGTTCTCCCACCACTTCAGTATACCACTGCCCTCCCTGTATGAGGTTAAAAACTCCTTGTAACCCTTAATGAACTCTATTTGTTGATCCTCGGGAAGCTGTGCGTTAAGATCAACATCCATAGTCACGGCACCTGTTTGTCAATTCTTAGTGAGATGCTGCTCTGACTACAGAAACTTGATGAGACTTACCAATGATATCGAAAGTAAGATTAGTGCACAAAGGCTCCAGCTCAAACTCTTCACCCGTCCTGACGAGTTCGTCGAGTTTGGCGAGGAAGGTCTGAGTCTTTTCCAAAATGACTGGCATCAGACTCATGAGGTGCTGGGGAGCGAAGCCAGGGTTGAAATGCTTTCTCATGTCTTTCCATCCGGAGCCCTGCGAGAAGAGTCCACATTAAATCATATTCTGACGGATGTTTTCGCGTCCATATTCTGTAAAAAGAGAACAAACGTGAAACATGCGAAGGAACCTCTTACTTGAGACATTACGATTGACTTCTCGCCCAGCAGCGGTGTGAGATACATCATGGTGTCGGACTTCGGTGCGCTGTAGGGCCACATCTTTGATTGTCTTGATACCTGCTCCGCGATCTCATGGCTTCGGATGACTAGTAGGGGCCGGCTGACTGGACGAAGGTCTAGAAGCATGATGGGAGGGTTACCGATCTCC encodes:
- a CDS encoding vacuolar membrane protein, giving the protein MLSPLSVALLALPALLLYLYSALSYRRLKQYANFPQLKPSIVWGHLKAINEHHVKRNEKDSQLDPTMGDMLEEIGNPPIMLLDLRPVSRPLLVIRSHEIAEQVSRQSKMWPYSAPKSDTMMYLTPLLGEKSIVMSQGSGWKDMRKHFNPGFAPQHLMSLMPVILEKTQTFLAKLDELVRTGEEFELEPLCTNLTFDIIGAVTMDVDLNAQLPEDQQIEFIKGYKEFLTSYREGSGILKWWENPQLGRKRRRLAKSCNVFLEDVIRRKFNDVKQDKGSSSRSILALSLKDTQVLTQDIIDGTKDQLKTFMFAGHDTTSILLQWAFYELSRTPRAMKSLRTELESLFGQDLSPEVVREALLARGEEITQKMTYTSAVIKEILRLYPPAGTARLCPPGANFHLQLPDNSSLCVDGMVLYNCATLIQRDPDVYGSTKDDFVPERWLGNTDTSMATNDDEKMGIGKAGANEIPAAAWRPFERGPRNCIGQELANIEARVILASVVGKYVFEKVGLGEATLDEKDRPIINEKGQYRSNTQLYNTRQITARPVDNMRVRVKHQTIEGSAWRVGQFGDQRQRQRQLPKLPTAASLEREAPTSINNRRCAHACRPCLSLNLLSLGDVAMAFQWKAFDFFDVSQVRLADEETRVFFESNEIASVCSGSDSLFLGSYDGYVRIVGSSWKVVKSFQAHELGTITHMRQIEGTSLLVTVAEDLSSEPVLKIWALDKLVKKTNMPTCLSTLQINNGRKQFPISAIDVLDNLTQVAVGFANGTVTLIRGDLINDLGAKQRTVHDSEEPITGVELMTDSQDVTTLFISTTARILKLGISRRGHSSPPKTVEDMGCHVDCMTVDKKTGDVVVAREDAIYTYTLEGRGAPRAYESPKRLVSIYQDYVALVCPPSASTTDKGNDTMRRRFGGGGGAADALFNASTFILLEPDLRVLGHTQSLISPFKAIFQIWGDLFVLTQDGKVNRYHEKSLQQRLEMLYQRNMYPLAIELAQKSRLDATQQSGIFRRFGDHLYQKADYDGAMVQYIKAIDTTEPSQVIRKYLEQLHEHRKATSDHTTLLLNCYAKLKDIDKLEAFIKSPGDLKFDLETAITMCRQGGYYEQAAYLAKKHGEIELVVDILIEDSKLYNEALDFIWHQDPEVAFPCLKKYARVLIENCPKDATTVFVDYYTGKYRPRLHFVPIEDNGEAVVAGGMVAGAASAVQNLSNFLPLPYMNTSSLQSPSTPGNGTAINGDAQIILNPDDIPAPKYTPPPPRTAFSSFIDHPDEFIVFLEACLEDTGLKESDRTDLYTTLFEMYLHKSNEKKGEQHREEWENKAKKLIEGEDIPMESSNVLLLSHLSDFKDGTTLVKEQSGLLFDIFRSYTSAKDTRGAIKALRKYGPEEPQLYPAALAYLTSDPRILREAGSEELSAVLNKIDKDGLMAPLQVIQTLVGQSGSSGGVATMGMIKPYLHETIERERKEIAANRRRISAFRSETEQKRAELADLGSKPAVFQSTRCAVCTAPLDLPAVHFLCKHSFHQRCLRTEGECPQCANDNATIRALRKTQIETAGKHELFKAELERSEDRFATVAEWFGRGVMGAPNADTA